Proteins found in one Echinimonas agarilytica genomic segment:
- a CDS encoding HAD-IB family hydrolase — translation MNIALFDFDGTITHADMYTKFLHFSATKRRSLIAKIVLSPFFILYKVGVLRAANMRRIASFVAFSGRKVDEVVAVGQGYAENIVPQFLREEALTQLSLHTQNGDQIVIVSASLDVYLKHWCAQNGFALICSELEVKRGKFSGGYVNGDCSGVNKSKWICAKFDLGLYDRVYAYGDTQEDLAMLSLADEAYLNWARYCVDAAR, via the coding sequence TTGAACATTGCACTGTTTGATTTTGATGGAACTATTACCCATGCAGATATGTACACCAAGTTTCTGCACTTCTCGGCAACCAAGCGACGATCTTTAATCGCGAAGATCGTATTGTCTCCATTTTTTATACTCTATAAGGTCGGTGTTCTGCGTGCTGCCAACATGCGGCGCATCGCTAGTTTTGTGGCTTTTTCGGGGCGAAAGGTTGATGAGGTGGTTGCGGTTGGGCAAGGGTATGCAGAAAATATTGTGCCTCAGTTCTTGCGTGAAGAGGCGCTGACTCAGCTGAGTTTACATACACAAAATGGCGATCAGATCGTTATCGTTTCTGCTTCTCTCGATGTTTATTTAAAGCATTGGTGCGCTCAAAATGGTTTTGCCTTAATTTGCAGTGAGCTTGAGGTTAAGCGTGGCAAATTTTCTGGGGGGTATGTAAACGGTGATTGTAGTGGTGTGAACAAGTCGAAATGGATTTGCGCTAAGTTTGATTTAGGACTGTACGATCGCGTCTATGCGTATGGCGACACCCAAGAAGATTTGGCAATGCTAAGCTTAGCTGATGAAGCTTATTTAAATTGGGCGCGGTATTGTGTTGATGCAGCGCGCTAA
- a CDS encoding Txe/YoeB family addiction module toxin: protein MSSSQRLLSWTDEAWGDYLYWQTQDKKTLKRINKLTNDVKRSPFEGIGKPEPLKENLSGFWSRRIDDTNRLVYAVDDQAITIISCRYHY from the coding sequence ATGAGTAGTAGTCAACGTTTACTATCGTGGACTGATGAGGCTTGGGGCGATTACCTGTATTGGCAAACCCAAGATAAGAAAACACTTAAGCGCATCAACAAACTTACCAATGATGTGAAGCGTTCTCCTTTTGAGGGTATTGGTAAACCTGAACCGTTAAAAGAGAACTTATCTGGCTTTTGGTCTCGCCGTATTGACGACACTAATAGGCTGGTTTACGCAGTCGATGATCAAGCGATAACAATAATCTCATGTCGTTATCACTACTAA
- a CDS encoding type II toxin-antitoxin system Phd/YefM family antitoxin: protein MRIVSFTEARNGLKAVLDGVVNDADTTVITRRDSEDAVVMSLDYYNSLMETVHLLRSPQNAEHLNRSIAQYRAGKTTARELIDE from the coding sequence ATGAGAATTGTATCTTTTACTGAAGCTAGAAATGGTCTCAAAGCTGTTTTAGACGGTGTAGTTAATGACGCAGACACAACAGTCATTACACGCCGTGACTCTGAAGATGCCGTGGTTATGTCTTTAGACTACTATAATAGCCTTATGGAGACAGTGCACTTACTACGCTCTCCTCAAAATGCTGAACATCTAAACCGTTCAATAGCACAATACCGTGCCGGAAAAACAACTGCACGAGAGTTAATTGATGAGTAG